Proteins encoded in a region of the Ancylobacter sp. SL191 genome:
- the ccmB gene encoding heme exporter protein CcmB, translated as MARAFLALLRRDLQLALRAGGGAGLGVVFFLAVVVVTPFAIGPDLALLARIGPAILWIGALLASLIGLDRLFAADAEDGSLDVMAMLELPLELIAAAKGLAHWIATGLPLVIAAPILSLLLNLSPASIGALTLTLLVGTPAITFLGLIGAAFAAAFRRGGLLVAVLVMPLTIPVLIFAVAATGTAIGGTVPFGTPFRILAGLSLACLVLGPIAAAAALRVTRG; from the coding sequence ATGGCGCGCGCCTTTCTCGCCCTTCTGCGGCGCGACCTCCAGCTCGCCCTGCGCGCCGGCGGCGGCGCCGGTCTCGGCGTCGTGTTCTTCCTCGCCGTGGTGGTGGTGACGCCCTTCGCCATCGGCCCGGACCTTGCGCTGCTGGCGCGAATCGGTCCCGCCATTTTGTGGATCGGCGCGCTGCTGGCCTCGCTGATCGGCCTCGACCGGCTGTTCGCCGCCGATGCCGAGGACGGCTCGCTCGACGTGATGGCGATGCTGGAACTGCCGCTCGAACTCATCGCCGCCGCCAAGGGGCTGGCGCACTGGATTGCCACCGGCCTGCCGCTGGTGATCGCCGCGCCGATCCTCTCGCTTCTGCTGAACCTCTCCCCGGCCTCGATCGGCGCGCTGACGCTGACGCTGCTGGTCGGCACGCCGGCCATCACCTTTCTCGGGCTGATCGGCGCCGCCTTCGCCGCCGCCTTCCGGCGCGGCGGCCTGCTGGTCGCGGTGCTGGTGATGCCGCTGACCATTCCGGTGCTGATCTTCGCGGTGGCGGCGACCGGCACGGCGATCGGCGGCACGGTGCCGTTCGGCACGCCGTTCCGCATTCTCGCTGGGCTGTCGCTCGCCTGCCTGGTGCTCGGGCCCATCGCGGCGGCCGCCGCGCTGCGGGTGACGCGCGGCTGA
- a CDS encoding F0F1 ATP synthase subunit delta, whose amino-acid sequence MAETYVSGVAGRYATALFELARDAGVIDAVKADLDRFGALIAESDDLKRLVRSPVFSAEEQEKAIVAILAKAGIGGLAGNFFKTVAANRRLFAVEAIMRGYDQLVAAEKGEVVAEVTVAQPLSETHAATLKQALDQMTGKHVKLAVVVDPALLGGLKVKLGSKLIDASLKTKLNSIRTAMKEVR is encoded by the coding sequence GTGGCCGAGACCTACGTATCCGGAGTGGCAGGACGCTACGCGACGGCTCTGTTCGAGCTCGCGCGTGACGCCGGTGTCATCGATGCGGTGAAGGCCGACCTCGACAGGTTCGGCGCGCTGATTGCCGAGAGCGACGACCTCAAGCGCCTCGTGCGCAGCCCGGTCTTCTCTGCCGAGGAACAGGAAAAGGCGATCGTCGCCATCCTGGCCAAGGCCGGGATCGGTGGTCTCGCCGGCAATTTCTTCAAGACCGTGGCGGCCAATCGCCGCCTGTTCGCCGTTGAGGCGATCATGCGCGGCTACGACCAGCTCGTCGCCGCCGAGAAGGGCGAAGTCGTGGCCGAGGTCACGGTCGCCCAGCCGCTTTCCGAAACCCACGCCGCCACCCTCAAGCAGGCGCTCGACCAGATGACCGGCAAGCACGTCAAGCTCGCCGTCGTGGTCGACCCCGCGCTGCTCGGTGGCCTCAAGGTCAAGCTCGGCTCGAAGCTCATCGACGCCTCGCTCAAGACCAAGCTCAATTCGATCCGCACTGCGATGAAAGAGGTTCGCTGA
- the atpA gene encoding F0F1 ATP synthase subunit alpha — translation MDIRAAEISAILKEQIKNFGQEAEVSEVGQVLSVGDGIARVYGLDNVQAGEMVEFENGTRGMALNLEIDNVGVVIFGSDREIKEGQTVKRTGAIVDVPVGRGLLGRVVDALGNPIDGKGPIESTERRRVDVKAPGIIPRKSVHEPMQTGLKAIDALIPVGRGQRELIIGDRQTGKTAIALDTILNQKPLNVAGAPESQKLYCVYVAVGQKRSTVAQFVKVLEEQGALEYSIVIAATASDAAPMQFLAPFAGTAMGEYFRDNAMHALIIHDDLSKQAVAYRQMSLLLRRPPGREAYPGDVFYLHSRLLERAAKLNDENGAGSLTALPVIETQANDVSAYIPTNVISITDGQIFLESDLFFQGIRPAVNVGLSVSRVGSSAQIKAMKQVAGKIKGELAQYRELAAFAQFGSDLDASTQKLLNRGARLTELLKQPQFSPLKVEEQVVVIFAGTNGYLDNLPVAKVRAYEDGLLLLLRTKHADILETIRTSKELSKETTAKLTAALDAYAKSFA, via the coding sequence ATGGATATCCGCGCCGCTGAAATTTCCGCGATCCTCAAGGAGCAGATCAAGAATTTCGGCCAGGAAGCCGAAGTCTCCGAGGTCGGTCAGGTTCTCTCCGTCGGTGACGGCATCGCCCGCGTCTACGGTCTCGACAACGTCCAGGCGGGCGAGATGGTCGAGTTCGAGAACGGCACGCGCGGCATGGCGCTGAACCTCGAAATCGACAATGTCGGTGTCGTCATTTTCGGCTCCGACCGCGAGATCAAGGAAGGCCAGACCGTCAAGCGCACCGGCGCCATCGTCGACGTGCCGGTTGGCCGTGGCCTGCTCGGCCGCGTCGTCGACGCTCTCGGCAACCCGATCGACGGCAAGGGCCCGATCGAGTCCACCGAGCGCCGCCGCGTCGACGTGAAGGCGCCGGGCATCATCCCGCGCAAGTCCGTGCACGAGCCGATGCAGACCGGCCTCAAGGCGATCGACGCGCTGATCCCGGTCGGCCGTGGCCAGCGCGAGCTGATCATCGGCGACCGCCAGACCGGCAAGACCGCCATCGCGCTCGACACCATCCTGAACCAGAAGCCGCTGAACGTCGCGGGCGCCCCGGAGAGCCAGAAGCTCTACTGCGTCTACGTCGCCGTCGGCCAGAAGCGCTCCACCGTCGCGCAGTTCGTGAAGGTGCTCGAGGAGCAGGGCGCGCTGGAATACTCCATCGTCATCGCCGCGACCGCCTCGGACGCCGCGCCGATGCAGTTCCTGGCGCCGTTCGCCGGCACCGCGATGGGCGAGTATTTCCGCGACAACGCGATGCACGCGCTCATCATCCATGACGACCTGTCCAAGCAGGCCGTGGCCTACCGCCAGATGTCGCTGCTGCTGCGCCGCCCGCCGGGCCGCGAAGCCTATCCGGGCGATGTGTTCTATCTCCACTCGCGCCTGCTCGAGCGCGCCGCCAAGCTCAATGACGAGAACGGCGCCGGCTCGCTGACCGCCCTTCCGGTCATCGAGACCCAGGCGAACGACGTGTCGGCCTACATCCCGACCAACGTCATCTCGATCACCGATGGCCAGATCTTCCTCGAGTCCGACCTGTTCTTCCAGGGCATCCGCCCGGCGGTGAACGTCGGCCTCTCGGTCTCCCGCGTCGGCTCCTCGGCGCAGATCAAGGCGATGAAGCAGGTCGCCGGCAAGATCAAGGGCGAGCTCGCCCAGTACCGCGAGCTGGCCGCCTTCGCCCAGTTCGGTTCCGACCTCGACGCCTCCACCCAGAAGCTGCTCAACCGCGGCGCGCGCCTGACCGAGCTGCTCAAGCAGCCGCAGTTCTCGCCGCTCAAGGTCGAGGAGCAGGTGGTGGTGATCTTTGCCGGCACCAATGGCTATCTCGACAACCTCCCGGTCGCGAAGGTTCGCGCCTATGAGGACGGGCTGCTGCTGCTCCTGCGCACCAAGCACGCCGACATCCTCGAGACCATCCGCACCTCCAAGGAGCTTTCCAAGGAGACCACGGCGAAGCTGACGGCGGCGCTCGACGCCTACGCCAAGTCCTTCGCCTGA
- a CDS encoding F0F1 ATP synthase subunit gamma — protein sequence MASLKELRNRIASVKATQKITKAMQMVAAAKLRRAQLAAEAARPYAVRMESVLGNIAGSISSGPDVPLLLSGTGKEQTHLLVVLTAERGLCGAFNSSITRLARDRAVALMNQGKTVKIFCVGRKGNEALRRQFGKQIVEVVELRANKGVTFADAQAIAEKISDMFAAGEFDIATQFFSRFQSVISQVPTGQQLIPATFPEAAPAASGAAATYDYEPDGAEILADLLPRNLAVQIFKALLENGASEQGARMSAMDNATRNAGDMIKKQTLTYNRTRQAMITKELIEIISGAEAL from the coding sequence ATGGCCAGCCTCAAGGAGCTGCGCAATCGCATCGCTTCGGTGAAGGCGACGCAGAAGATCACCAAGGCGATGCAGATGGTCGCCGCCGCTAAGCTGCGGCGCGCCCAACTCGCCGCCGAGGCTGCGCGCCCCTACGCCGTCCGCATGGAGAGCGTGCTGGGCAACATCGCCGGCTCGATCTCCAGTGGCCCCGACGTGCCGCTGCTGCTGAGCGGCACCGGCAAGGAGCAGACGCATCTTCTCGTCGTGCTGACCGCCGAGCGCGGCCTGTGCGGCGCGTTCAACTCGTCGATCACCCGCCTCGCCCGCGACCGCGCCGTCGCGCTGATGAACCAGGGCAAGACGGTCAAGATCTTCTGCGTTGGCCGCAAGGGCAACGAGGCGCTGCGCCGCCAGTTCGGCAAGCAGATCGTCGAAGTTGTCGAGCTGCGCGCCAACAAGGGCGTCACCTTCGCCGACGCGCAGGCCATTGCCGAGAAGATCTCGGACATGTTCGCCGCCGGCGAGTTCGACATCGCGACCCAGTTCTTCAGCCGGTTCCAGTCGGTCATCTCGCAGGTGCCGACCGGCCAGCAGCTGATCCCGGCCACCTTCCCCGAAGCCGCGCCGGCGGCGAGCGGGGCGGCCGCGACCTATGATTACGAGCCCGACGGGGCGGAGATCCTTGCCGACCTGCTGCCGCGCAATCTCGCGGTGCAGATCTTCAAGGCGCTGCTCGAGAACGGCGCGTCCGAACAGGGCGCCCGCATGAGCGCGATGGACAACGCGACCCGCAACGCGGGTGACATGATCAAGAAGCAGACTTTGACCTACAACCGCACCCGCCAGGCGATGATCACGAAGGAACTTATCGAGATCATCTCCGGTGCCGAGGCGCTGTGA
- the atpD gene encoding F0F1 ATP synthase subunit beta: protein MANVGRITQVIGAVVDVQFEDHLPEILNALETTNNGARLVLEVAQHLGENTVRTIAMDSTEGLVRGAVVTDTGAPILVPVGDATLGRIMNVIGEPVDELGPVVGETRRAIHQPAPSYAEQSTESEILVTGIKVVDLLAPYSKGGKIGLFGGAGVGKTVLIMELINNVAKAHGGYSVFAGVGERTREGNDLYHEMIESKVNVDPHEHNGSAAGSKCALVYGQMNEPPGARARVALTGLTVAEHFRDQGQDVLFFVDNIFRFTQAGSEVSALLGRIPSAVGYQPTLATDMGALQERITTTTKGSITSVQAIYVPADDLTDPAPAASFAHLDATTVLSRSIAEKGIYPAVDPLDSTSRILSPLVIGEEHYNVARQVQQTLQRYKALQDIIAILGMDELSEEDKLTVARARKIERFLSQPFHVAEVFTGSPGKLVDLADTIKGFKGLVEGKYDHLPEQAFYMVGTIEEAIEKGKKLAAEAA, encoded by the coding sequence ATGGCTAATGTCGGACGCATCACGCAGGTCATCGGCGCCGTCGTGGACGTGCAGTTCGAGGATCATCTCCCGGAGATCCTGAACGCGCTCGAAACCACCAATAACGGCGCGCGCCTCGTGCTCGAAGTTGCCCAGCACCTGGGCGAGAACACTGTGCGCACCATCGCGATGGACTCCACCGAGGGTCTGGTGCGTGGCGCGGTCGTCACCGATACCGGCGCGCCGATCCTGGTGCCGGTGGGCGACGCCACGCTCGGCCGCATCATGAACGTCATCGGCGAGCCGGTGGACGAACTCGGCCCGGTGGTCGGCGAGACCCGCCGCGCCATCCACCAGCCGGCCCCGTCCTATGCCGAGCAGTCGACCGAATCTGAGATCCTGGTCACCGGCATCAAGGTCGTCGACCTGCTGGCGCCCTACTCCAAGGGCGGCAAGATCGGCCTGTTCGGCGGCGCCGGCGTCGGCAAGACCGTGCTCATCATGGAGCTGATCAACAACGTCGCGAAGGCGCACGGCGGTTACTCCGTGTTCGCCGGCGTCGGCGAGCGCACCCGTGAGGGCAACGATCTCTATCACGAGATGATCGAGTCCAAGGTGAACGTGGACCCGCACGAGCATAATGGCTCGGCCGCCGGCTCCAAGTGCGCCCTGGTCTATGGCCAGATGAACGAGCCCCCGGGCGCCCGCGCCCGCGTCGCCCTGACCGGCCTCACCGTCGCCGAGCACTTCCGCGACCAGGGCCAGGACGTGCTGTTCTTCGTCGACAACATCTTCCGCTTCACCCAGGCGGGTTCGGAAGTGTCGGCGCTGCTCGGCCGCATCCCCTCGGCGGTGGGCTATCAGCCGACGCTCGCCACCGACATGGGCGCGCTGCAGGAGCGCATCACCACCACGACCAAGGGTTCGATCACCTCGGTGCAGGCCATTTACGTGCCGGCCGACGATCTGACCGACCCGGCGCCGGCCGCCTCCTTCGCCCATCTCGACGCCACGACCGTGCTCTCGCGCTCGATCGCGGAAAAGGGCATCTACCCGGCCGTGGACCCGCTCGACTCGACCTCGCGCATCCTGTCGCCGCTGGTCATCGGCGAGGAGCACTACAACGTCGCTCGCCAGGTGCAGCAGACGCTGCAGCGCTACAAGGCCCTGCAGGACATCATCGCGATCCTGGGCATGGACGAGCTCTCGGAAGAGGACAAGCTCACCGTCGCCCGCGCCCGCAAGATCGAGCGCTTCCTGTCGCAGCCCTTCCATGTCGCCGAAGTCTTCACCGGTTCGCCGGGTAAGCTCGTCGACCTCGCCGACACCATCAAGGGCTTCAAGGGCCTGGTGGAAGGCAAGTATGATCACCTCCCGGAGCAGGCCTTCTACATGGTCGGCACCATCGAAGAGGCGATCGAGAAGGGCAAGAAGCTGGCTGCCGAAGCCGCGTGA
- a CDS encoding F0F1 ATP synthase subunit epsilon, with translation MANFPFELVSPERLVYSGSVSEVIVPGTEGEFGILAGHSPFVSTLKPGILTIKGDAGTKKLFVRGGFAEANPQGLTVLAETAIPLEEIKADRLAQMIKDAQEDVEDARDEATRQRRLAFLEALKSAATAIESDARTAH, from the coding sequence ATGGCCAACTTTCCCTTCGAGCTCGTCTCCCCCGAGCGCCTCGTCTATTCCGGCTCGGTCAGCGAAGTGATCGTGCCGGGCACCGAGGGCGAGTTCGGCATCCTCGCCGGCCATTCGCCCTTCGTCTCGACGCTGAAGCCGGGCATCCTGACCATCAAGGGCGACGCCGGGACGAAGAAGCTCTTCGTCCGTGGCGGCTTCGCCGAGGCCAACCCGCAGGGGCTGACCGTGCTGGCCGAGACCGCGATCCCGCTCGAGGAGATCAAGGCCGACCGCCTGGCGCAGATGATCAAGGACGCGCAGGAAGACGTCGAGGACGCCCGCGACGAGGCGACCCGCCAGCGCCGCCTCGCCTTCCTGGAAGCGCTGAAGTCCGCCGCCACCGCCATCGAGTCCGATGCGCGCACCGCGCATTGA
- the tenA gene encoding thiaminase II codes for MSDFSGSTFSAHAWGRNQPIYDAIRTMPFNNALADGTLSLERFRHYMVQDAHYLIAFGRGLAIAAAKADDPDGLVQFAEGAKVAVVVERSLHADFFQSFGISPDEFARTEMSPVCHHYTSFLIGTAHAEPYPVVLAALLPCFWIYAEIGRDILGRAVRPNPYDAWIDTYAGEEFHEAVRAVIATTDRAAAKASPDVLARMHEAYKRACQLEWMFWDSAWREADWPV; via the coding sequence ATGAGTGATTTCAGCGGTTCGACCTTCAGCGCCCATGCCTGGGGCCGCAACCAGCCGATCTATGACGCCATCCGCACCATGCCGTTCAACAACGCGCTGGCCGACGGCACGCTCTCGCTGGAGCGCTTCCGCCACTACATGGTGCAGGACGCGCATTACCTCATCGCCTTCGGCCGGGGCCTCGCCATCGCCGCCGCCAAGGCCGACGACCCGGACGGGCTGGTGCAGTTCGCGGAAGGCGCCAAGGTCGCCGTGGTGGTCGAGCGCTCGCTGCATGCCGACTTCTTCCAGAGCTTCGGCATCAGCCCGGACGAGTTCGCCAGGACCGAAATGTCGCCGGTGTGCCACCACTACACCAGCTTCCTGATCGGCACCGCCCATGCCGAGCCCTATCCGGTGGTGCTGGCGGCGCTGCTGCCCTGCTTCTGGATCTATGCCGAGATCGGCCGCGACATTCTCGGCCGCGCCGTGCGCCCGAACCCCTATGATGCCTGGATCGACACCTATGCCGGCGAGGAGTTCCACGAGGCGGTGCGCGCGGTGATCGCCACGACCGACCGTGCCGCCGCCAAGGCTTCGCCCGACGTGCTCGCCCGGATGCACGAGGCGTATAAGCGCGCCTGCCAGCTGGAATGGATGTTCTGGGATTCGGCCTGGCGCGAGGCCGACTGGCCGGTCTGA
- a CDS encoding GntR family transcriptional regulator: MNHVTPDLPARSRGSSEAPIRARILQAIFERRLPPGEKLTEDRLATLFGVSRTVVRQALARLAQDGIIEQRPNRGAYVTAPTRDEARHVLAARAVVEPEVARSVACGCSAAGLARLRHHLATEDAARAAGDAGTLVRLTGQFHVAMAEEAGNPVFVRLLTELQALSSLSILLYARGDHSACPPSEHADIVAAIAAGDAELAARRMREHIAHVAEDLDLREPASRPAGLAHALGLAPAGEER, translated from the coding sequence ATGAACCACGTCACGCCCGATCTCCCCGCCCGCAGCCGGGGTTCCTCCGAAGCGCCGATCCGGGCCCGGATCCTCCAGGCGATCTTCGAGCGCCGTCTGCCGCCCGGCGAGAAGCTGACCGAGGACCGCCTCGCGACGTTGTTCGGGGTGAGCCGCACCGTGGTCCGGCAGGCGTTGGCGCGGCTCGCGCAGGACGGCATCATCGAGCAGCGGCCCAATCGTGGCGCCTATGTCACCGCGCCCACCCGCGACGAGGCGCGCCATGTGCTGGCGGCGCGTGCCGTGGTCGAGCCGGAAGTGGCGCGCAGCGTTGCCTGTGGCTGCTCGGCGGCGGGGCTTGCCCGTCTGCGCCATCATCTGGCGACCGAGGACGCGGCGCGCGCGGCCGGTGACGCCGGGACGCTGGTGCGGCTCACCGGGCAGTTTCATGTGGCGATGGCGGAGGAGGCGGGAAACCCGGTCTTCGTGCGGCTGCTGACGGAGTTGCAGGCGCTGAGCTCGCTGTCGATCCTGCTCTATGCGCGCGGCGACCATTCCGCCTGCCCGCCGAGCGAACATGCCGACATCGTCGCGGCGATCGCGGCGGGGGATGCGGAGCTGGCGGCGCGGCGCATGCGCGAGCACATCGCCCATGTCGCCGAGGATCTCGATCTGCGCGAGCCGGCGAGCCGGCCGGCGGGACTCGCGCACGCGCTCGGCCTCGCCCCGGCGGGCGAGGAGCGCTGA
- the infA gene encoding translation initiation factor IF-1: MAKEELLEFDGTVTEVLPDGNFRVKLDNDHEILAYAAGKMKKNRIRTIVGDRVVVEMSPYDLERGRINFRHKTGGPTPPIGSGQRRPPPGRRR, from the coding sequence ATGGCGAAAGAGGAACTGCTCGAGTTCGACGGCACCGTCACCGAGGTGCTGCCCGACGGAAATTTCCGCGTCAAACTCGATAATGACCACGAAATTCTCGCCTATGCGGCGGGCAAGATGAAGAAGAACCGCATCCGCACCATCGTCGGTGACCGGGTCGTGGTGGAAATGTCGCCTTACGATCTCGAGCGCGGACGCATCAACTTCCGCCACAAGACCGGTGGCCCGACCCCGCCGATCGGTTCCGGCCAGCGCCGCCCCCCGCCGGGCCGTCGTCGCTGA
- a CDS encoding DEAD/DEAH box helicase, whose product MKESYLTTFSELGLAEPILKALAEANHSTPTPIQAQAVPLVLAGHDLIGIAQTGTGKTAAFALPILNHLVTERRRPERRAARALVLSPTRELSGQILESFRLYGKHVRPSTALAIGGVPLGRQARSIAGGVDVLVATPGRLVDLMENGAVRLDQVEVFVLDEADQMLDMGFIHAIRSIVAKLPAKRRNLFFSATMPREIEKLADALLTDPVRVAVTPVAKTADKIAQKVFLTDRAGKPDLLVEVLGHEGLDRALVFSRTKHGADRIVKGLSAAGIESEAIHGNKSQPQRERALAAFRDGKVKVLVATDIAARGIDVPGVSHVINYDLPNVPESYVHRIGRTARAGAEGIAISFCDGEERAFLRDIERLIRLTIPSEDRRGESRRSEPREGFSDRGPREARGGRPSNSPRAPREGDRSARPFARGPRPEYRGEASGEARTAGPRPDAQRHDSHRVEGHRQEGARHEGGRADGARHERPRHEGPRPERARTEGARPEGGRVNEQRGPRTSFRPR is encoded by the coding sequence ATGAAAGAATCCTACTTGACCACCTTTTCCGAGCTCGGCCTCGCCGAGCCTATTCTGAAGGCCCTCGCGGAAGCGAACCACTCCACCCCCACGCCGATCCAGGCCCAGGCCGTTCCGCTGGTTCTCGCCGGCCATGACCTGATCGGCATCGCCCAGACCGGCACCGGCAAGACCGCCGCCTTCGCGCTGCCGATCCTCAACCATCTCGTCACCGAGCGCCGCCGCCCCGAGCGCCGCGCCGCCCGCGCGCTGGTGCTGAGCCCGACCCGCGAGCTCTCCGGCCAGATCCTCGAAAGCTTCCGCCTGTACGGCAAGCATGTGCGCCCCTCGACCGCGCTCGCCATTGGCGGCGTGCCGCTCGGCCGGCAGGCCCGCTCGATCGCCGGTGGCGTCGACGTGCTGGTGGCCACCCCCGGCCGCCTCGTCGACCTGATGGAAAACGGCGCGGTGCGTCTCGACCAGGTCGAGGTGTTCGTGCTCGACGAAGCCGACCAGATGCTGGACATGGGCTTCATCCACGCCATCCGTTCCATCGTCGCCAAGCTGCCGGCCAAGCGCCGCAACCTGTTCTTCTCGGCCACCATGCCGCGCGAGATCGAGAAGCTGGCCGACGCGCTGCTGACCGATCCGGTCCGCGTCGCGGTGACCCCGGTCGCCAAGACCGCCGACAAGATCGCCCAGAAGGTGTTCCTCACCGACCGCGCCGGCAAGCCGGACCTGCTGGTCGAGGTGCTCGGCCATGAAGGTCTCGACCGCGCCCTGGTGTTCTCGCGCACCAAGCACGGCGCCGACCGCATCGTGAAGGGCCTGTCGGCCGCCGGCATCGAGTCCGAAGCCATTCACGGCAACAAGTCGCAGCCGCAGCGCGAGCGGGCGCTCGCCGCCTTCCGCGATGGCAAGGTCAAGGTGCTCGTGGCGACCGACATCGCCGCGCGCGGCATCGACGTGCCGGGCGTCAGCCATGTCATCAATTACGACCTGCCGAACGTGCCGGAGAGCTATGTCCACCGCATCGGCCGCACCGCGCGCGCCGGCGCCGAGGGCATCGCCATCTCCTTCTGCGACGGCGAGGAGCGCGCCTTCCTGCGCGACATCGAGCGTCTGATCCGCCTGACCATCCCGTCCGAGGATCGCCGGGGCGAGAGCCGCCGCAGCGAGCCGCGCGAGGGCTTCTCCGACCGTGGCCCGCGCGAGGCGCGCGGTGGCCGTCCGTCGAACAGCCCGCGCGCCCCGCGCGAGGGCGACCGTTCGGCGCGCCCCTTCGCCCGTGGCCCGCGTCCCGAATATCGGGGCGAGGCGTCCGGCGAAGCCCGTACGGCCGGCCCGCGTCCCGACGCGCAGCGCCATGACAGCCACCGTGTCGAGGGTCATCGTCAGGAAGGCGCCCGTCACGAGGGCGGCCGTGCGGATGGCGCCCGCCATGAGCGCCCGCGTCACGAGGGGCCCCGCCCCGAGCGCGCCCGCACCGAAGGGGCGCGCCCCGAGGGTGGCCGCGTGAACGAGCAGCGCGGCCCGCGCACCTCGTTCCGTCCGCGCTGA
- a CDS encoding BrnT family toxin, whose translation MAKHGVDFQYAALIFEGPVLSRHDHRVDYGEERLISLGMVEDECFVVVHTERSGGTRIISAWKGGTDERRYYAEGLARHAAQAGG comes from the coding sequence ATCGCCAAGCATGGCGTTGATTTCCAATATGCGGCGCTGATCTTTGAAGGGCCCGTCCTCTCCCGCCACGATCATCGCGTCGATTATGGCGAGGAGCGGCTGATATCGCTCGGCATGGTCGAGGATGAGTGTTTCGTGGTCGTGCATACGGAACGAAGCGGCGGCACGCGGATCATCTCCGCATGGAAAGGCGGAACCGATGAAAGACGATACTATGCGGAAGGCCTCGCTCGACACGCTGCGCAAGCGGGCGGATGA
- a CDS encoding BrnA antitoxin family protein: MKDDTMRKASLDTLRKRADEGELFHDANAPAGETLGRDFWLEAKIVEPKRPPRSVHLKLDPEVFAFYKSRGKGHLTAMQEVLKAYALAHRRS; the protein is encoded by the coding sequence ATGAAAGACGATACTATGCGGAAGGCCTCGCTCGACACGCTGCGCAAGCGGGCGGATGAGGGCGAGCTGTTCCATGACGCGAACGCGCCGGCTGGCGAAACGCTCGGTCGCGATTTCTGGCTGGAGGCCAAGATCGTCGAGCCGAAGCGCCCGCCGCGTTCCGTGCATCTGAAACTCGATCCCGAGGTCTTCGCGTTTTATAAATCGCGCGGCAAGGGGCACCTCACCGCGATGCAGGAGGTCTTGAAGGCCTACGCTCTCGCGCATCGGCGTTCGTGA
- a CDS encoding class I SAM-dependent methyltransferase → MFPDVVDLRSFYAQPLGVVTRRLIGRAIRGRFDNVRGLSVLGIGYATPYLGVFREECERALAFMPGAQGVTRWPSAAPTLAALVHETELPLRDGMIDRVIAVHLLEMTPDAEDVLREVWRVLAPGGRLLCVVPNRRGIWARVDNNPFGHGRPFSRTQITDLLRGALFTPVAWSEALYIPPVQRNWFLRGAVAWERAGASLALPFAAVHIVEATKQVYKPVPLKRRASRLQVLQPVLEPVLSPARPDG, encoded by the coding sequence ATGTTTCCCGATGTCGTCGACCTCCGCAGTTTCTATGCCCAGCCCCTCGGCGTGGTCACCCGCCGGCTGATCGGCCGCGCCATTCGTGGGCGCTTCGACAATGTGCGCGGGCTCTCCGTGCTCGGTATCGGCTATGCCACGCCCTATCTCGGTGTGTTCCGCGAGGAATGCGAGCGGGCGCTCGCCTTCATGCCGGGGGCGCAGGGCGTCACCCGCTGGCCTTCCGCCGCGCCGACGCTCGCCGCGCTGGTGCATGAGACCGAGCTGCCGCTGCGCGACGGCATGATCGACCGCGTCATCGCCGTGCATCTGCTGGAAATGACGCCGGATGCCGAGGACGTGCTGCGCGAGGTCTGGCGCGTGCTTGCGCCGGGCGGGCGGCTGCTCTGCGTGGTGCCGAACCGGCGCGGCATCTGGGCGCGGGTCGACAACAACCCGTTCGGCCATGGGCGGCCGTTCTCGCGCACCCAGATCACCGATTTGCTGCGCGGCGCGCTGTTCACCCCGGTCGCCTGGAGCGAGGCGCTGTATATCCCGCCCGTCCAGCGCAACTGGTTCCTGCGCGGCGCCGTGGCGTGGGAGCGGGCCGGGGCGAGCCTCGCTCTGCCCTTCGCCGCCGTTCATATCGTCGAGGCGACCAAGCAGGTCTACAAGCCGGTGCCGCTGAAGCGCCGGGCGAGCCGGCTGCAGGTGCTCCAGCCGGTGCTGGAGCCGGTGCTCTCCCCCGCCCGGCCGGACGGGTGA
- a CDS encoding type II toxin-antitoxin system Phd/YefM family antitoxin: MKLSERIKPISYLKANAAEVIAKLAEHQQPMIITVNGEAKAVLQDIDSYEEMQEAIAMLRIVQMGQKDIREGNTIPLEEAMRRVRDGSLD; this comes from the coding sequence ATGAAGCTGTCCGAACGCATCAAGCCGATCAGCTACCTCAAGGCCAACGCCGCCGAGGTCATCGCCAAGCTCGCCGAGCACCAGCAGCCGATGATCATCACCGTGAACGGCGAGGCCAAGGCGGTGCTGCAGGACATTGATTCCTATGAGGAGATGCAGGAGGCGATCGCGATGCTGCGGATCGTCCAGATGGGTCAGAAGGATATCCGGGAGGGCAACACGATACCCCTTGAGGAGGCGATGCGGCGCGTTCGCGACGGCTCGCTGGACTGA